The Fimbriimonadaceae bacterium nucleotide sequence ACATGGCCGCGCACCAAGGGGACCCGAACGCGAACGCGCTGTGGGCGCACTTCCAGGCGGCGATCACGTGGGTCTCGGGGACGTTCACGACCCACCGCAAGGAGATGAGGAGCGTGGACTGGGGCCCGCTCTACCGCGACCATAAGGACAAGGTGTTCGACGCGGCGGCGCTCGAGAAAGAAGTCGCGCGGCTGATGCGGGACGACGACGTGACCAAGAAGTCGGGCATCTACCCGTACGTGCTGACCGGCGACGAGAGGCGCCTGAACATCCGCGCCTTCACCGACAACCAGAAGCGCGAGGCCTACGAGCGGCAGAACGGCGTCTGCCCGGTGTGCAAGAAGCAGTTCGAGATCGGCGAGATGGAGGCTGACCACATCAAGCCCTGGCACGAGGGCGGGAAGACAGACGCGGCGAACTGCCAGATGCTGTGCAAGGCCGACAACCGCACCAAGGGCGGGAAGTAGCCGGCTGGGGCATACTCAGGCCGGGTGAGCCCGACGATGACCGCGACGACGCCCCAAGCCAAAGCCCTGCGGACCGCGTGGTTGGTCGTCGCCCTCGTCGCGCCGGTCGCACTGCTGAACTACCTCGACCGGCAGATGCTCGCGTCGATGAAGTTCTCCGTCATGGCCGACATCAAGGACATCGGCACGGACACGAACTGGGGGGTCATGCTCGCCCAGTTCAAGTGGGTCTACGCGGTCTTCAGTCCGATCGGGGGCTACCTGGCCGACCGGTTCAGCCGCCGGTGGATCGTGTGCGCCAGCCTCTTCGTCTGGTCGGCGATCACCTGGTGGACGGGCCACGCCGACTCGTACCACACCCTGCTCTGGACGCGGACGGCGATGGGGGTGAGCGAGGCGCTCTACATCCCCGCCGCCCTCGCCCTGATCGTCGACTACCACACCGGAGCGACCAAGTCGCGGGCGGTGGGCGTCCACATGGCGGCGATCTACGTCGGCGTCATCCTCGGCGGGTTCTCGGGTTATGTCGCCGACGCCCCCGGCCTGGGCTGGCGGTTCGCCTTCACCGTCACCGGCGCGCTGGGCGTCCTCTACGCTTTCCCCCTGCTCTATTTCCTGAAGGACGCGCCCCGTCCCGTGGCCGCGGACGGCCCGGTGGCCAAACCCGGCCTTGGGGAGACGTTGCGCGCCCTGGTCGGCAACCCGTCCTTCCTCCTGCTCGCCGTCTACTTCACCCTTGTCGCCATGCCGGGCTGGATGATGAAGGACTGGATGCCGAGCATGCTGAAAGACCAGTTCAACATCAGCCAGGGCGTCGCCGGGGTGTCGGCCGGGCTGTACGTGAACGTGGCCGGGTTCGCCGGTCTGTTCCTGGGCGGCTGGATGTCGGACCGGTGGGTGCGCCGGACGGTGCGGGGGCGGACGTACGTCAGTGCGGTCGGCATGGCCCTGCTCATCCCCGCGCTCTACGGCCTGGGCCACTCGCCCAGCCTCGGGGTCGCCGTCGCGTTCCTCTCGCTGTTCGGGCTCGGTTTCGGGTTGTTCGACTGCAACAACATGCCGATCCTCGCCCAGCTCGCCCGGCCCGAGTTCCGCGCGACGGGCTACGGGCTCATGAACTTCCTGAGCGTGAGCATCGGCGGGTTCGCCGACATCGCGGTCGGCCACATGAAGGACGGCGGGGCCTCGTTCGAGACGATCCTCGGCGTCGGGGCCGTGCTGGTGGCGGTGAACGTCGCGCTGGTCTTGCTCGTGCGGCCGAAGCGTGAACTGACGCCCGAACTGGCGGCCTGACCACATGACGCTGAACAATCCCGAAGATCTTCCCCTGGCCTTCGTCGAGGCGTGGAACCGTCGCGACGCTGACGGCATAGCCGCGCTGTTCGAAGAGGACGCCGAGTTCGTCAACGTCACCGGGCTCTGGTGGCACGACCGCGAGTCCGTCCGGAAGGCGCACGCCTACGGGCTCGCCCATATCTTCAGCGAGTCGACGCTCAGCATCGGCACGATGCGGACGAAGCGGCTGTCCGACGTCATCGCCGTCGTGCAGGTGCGCATGGTCCTCTCCGGCCAGACGGCGGTCGCCGGGGTCGTCAAGCCAGGCACGCGCCATACCGTCTTCTCCTTTGTGGTGCGCCGCACCACCGCCGGCTGGAGGTGCGTCCTGGCTCACAACACCGACGTCGTCCCGGGCATGGAGACCAACGTGGTGGACGAAGGCGGCAATCTCCGCGCGGTGGACTATCGCCAGACATGACCCGCCTCGCCCTCACCGACGATGGCACCGCCAGCCGCCACGTCACCCTTCTCGGGCCACAATTTGCCCGAGGACCAAGACGTGATCCGCAACAAGACGACCGCCCCTGATTTCGCCCTCCTCGACGAGACGGGGACCACACGCACCCTGGCCGGACTGCGCCAGGGCCGACCGCTCCTCCTCCTCTTCCTCCGCTTCGCCGACTGCCCGACCACGCGCCGCGACCTGCTCGCCTACGCCAACGTCTGGGGCCGCGTCCGCTCCCTCGGCGCGGAGATGGCGGCGGTGACCGTCGAGCCGCCCGACGCCCACCGGCGCCTCAAAGAACGGTTGGAACTGCCCTTCCCACTTCTGTCCGACGAGGGCTTCGCGGTGTCGGAGCAGTACGGCGTGTACCGCTCGGACGAAGTGGACGAGGGCCCCCAGCCCCACGGCGAGCCCGCGGTCTACGTCATCGACGCCGACGGCGAGGTCGCTTATGGCCAGGTCCTTTCGGGCCCGAAGGGCATCGCCAACCCGGCCGAGGTGGCCATGGTCCTCCTCTATATGCGCGACCACGGCGGCAAATACTGGTAGGAGAGGTCGGCTTTCGTCCTAGGTGGAAAGATGAATGTAAGACTCATGTATAATGGTGACGTGCCATGAGGCTGAACGCACAGACCGACTACGCCCTGCGGATCATGATGGTGCTCGCCGCCAAGGGCGGGGAACCCGCGACGATCCGCGAGGTCGCGCTCCGGCTCGACCTTTCCCGGGCCCACATGATGCAGATCGCGGCGAAGCTGGCCGCCCACGGCCTGGTGAAGACCACCCGGGGCCGTGCCGGTGGGCTCTTGCTCTCGCGCGAGGCGCACCAGGTCACTGTCGAGGACGTGGTGAAGGCGATCGAACCCGACTTCGCCCTCGTCCAGTGCATGCAGCCCATGACCAAGTCGGAGTGCCCGCTTGATTCGGCGTGTCTGTTGAAGGGGGCCCTGGGCTCGGCTTTGGGGGCGTTCTTTGCCGAACTGCGGTCGGTCAGCCTGGCCGACCTGGTCTCCCCGAACCGGGCCGAGATCACCCAGATCTTCCGCTTGCACATGGCCACCCCCGAATTGGCCACGGCCAAAGGAGGGGTCGACTGATGCCCTACGTCATCACCGAGCCCTGCATTGGAGTCAAGGACCGCTCGTGCGTCGCGGTCTGCCCCGTCGATTGCATCTACGAAGACGACTTGATGCTCTACATCAACCCCGACGAATGCATCGACTGCGGTCTCTGTGAGCCGGAGTGCCCGGTCTCCGCCATCTTTGTCGAGCACGACGTGCCCGTCCAGTGGGCCGACTACATCGAGAAAAACGCCACCGAGGGCCGCCGCATCGCGGCCGTCTCCAACCACCCCGTACCCTAGAAGGACAAAGACCATGACCACCCTCTTCCAAGACCGACCTGTCGGCCAACTCGTGGCCGAGCAGCCCGCCCGCTCGCGCGTCTTCGAACGCTGGGGCATCGACTATTGCTGCGGAGGCCGCAAGACCCTCGCCGACGTGTGTGCCAAGAAGGGTCTCGACACTCAGGCGGTCGTGAACGACCTCGAGGCCAGCGACGCCCAACCCCAACCGCCCACCATCGACTGGACAAAGGAACCCATGGCCAAGCTGGCCGACCACATCCAGGAGGTGCACCACGGCTACCTGCGCGACTCATTGCCGCGCCTGACGGCGATGACCGAGCGTGTCGCCGACCGCCATGAGGAGCGCGACCCCCGCTTGGTCGAACTCCGCGACGTCTATGCCCGGTTCCGCTCCGACATGGAGTTCCACACCGAAAAGGAGGACAAAATCCTCTTCCCGGCCATCCGGTCGCTCGACGGCCAGGGCGAGGTGACGGCGATCTCCCGGCGCATCGCCGAGCCGATCCAGCACATGCTGGACGACCACGACGACGCCGGCGCCGCGCTTGAGCGGATGCGCGAACTCACCGACGGGTTCACCCCCGCCGAACATGCCTGCAACACCTGGCGGGCGATGCTCCAAGCTCTTGCCGAGTTGGAGGCCGACACCCATCTGCACGTCCACTTGGAGAACAACATCCTGTTCCCTCGGGCGATTGAAGCCGCCCAAGCCCTGTAAACGTTCCCTCCGCCGAGCCACCACGAGGCGCGCCACGCGCCCGTGGTAGGCTCGGCCCCATGTTCGCTCCCGTGGTCGCCGCGTGCGCCCTTCTGGCGCCAAAGACCGAGAACGTCCTGTTTGTCTTCACCGACGGCCTGCGTTGGCAGGAAGTCTTCACTGGCGCGGAGGCCGACCTGGTCGGCAAAGACAAGACCTACTGGGCCGAGACGCCGGAGGCACGCCGTGCCGCCTTGATGCCCTTTACTTGGAGCGTCGTCGGCAAACAAGGACAGCTCTTCGGCAACCGGACCAAGGGCAGCGACTGCCAAGTCGCCAACCCGCTGAAGTTCAGCTATCCGGGTTACAGCGAGACGATGCAGGGCTTCTACGACCCCGTGATCACGAGCAACGACCCCGTCCCCAACCCGAACGCCACCGTCTTTGAATGGCTGGCGAAAAAGCCCGAGTTCAAGGGCAAGGTCGCCGGGTTTGCCAACTGGGACGTGGTCTCCGCGATCTTCAACAAAGCCCGTTGCGGCTTCTTCACCCAGTGCGGCCCGGAACCGATCAGGTTCGCCGACACCCCAGAGTCACGGCTCTACAACAAGATGCTGTCGACGACAAACCGTCCGTTCCCGCCCGACCCCGACGACACGTTCACCCACGAGGCGGCCCTGATGTACCTGAAGGCGAAGAAGCCCCGGGTCATGGCCGTCCTCTACGGCGAGACGGACTCTTGGGCGCATTCCGGCGATTACAGCAAGTATCTGAGCGCCGTCCACCGCTTTGACACCTGGATGCGCGAAATCTGGGAGACCGTCCAATCAATGCCCGGATACCGAGGCAAGACCACCATGGTCGTGACGACGGACCATGGCCGGGGCGTGGGCAAGGAGTGGACGTCGCACGGGCAAAAGATCGACCGGGCCGAGCAGACCTGGATCATGGTCGTCGGCCCGGACACACCGGCCCTTGGCGAGCGGACGAACGTCCCCGCCGTCACCAACGGGCAGGTCGCGACGACTATCGCCGCCCTTCTGGGGC carries:
- a CDS encoding MFS transporter — encoded protein: MSPTMTATTPQAKALRTAWLVVALVAPVALLNYLDRQMLASMKFSVMADIKDIGTDTNWGVMLAQFKWVYAVFSPIGGYLADRFSRRWIVCASLFVWSAITWWTGHADSYHTLLWTRTAMGVSEALYIPAALALIVDYHTGATKSRAVGVHMAAIYVGVILGGFSGYVADAPGLGWRFAFTVTGALGVLYAFPLLYFLKDAPRPVAADGPVAKPGLGETLRALVGNPSFLLLAVYFTLVAMPGWMMKDWMPSMLKDQFNISQGVAGVSAGLYVNVAGFAGLFLGGWMSDRWVRRTVRGRTYVSAVGMALLIPALYGLGHSPSLGVAVAFLSLFGLGFGLFDCNNMPILAQLARPEFRATGYGLMNFLSVSIGGFADIAVGHMKDGGASFETILGVGAVLVAVNVALVLLVRPKRELTPELAA
- a CDS encoding SgcJ/EcaC family oxidoreductase — translated: MTLNNPEDLPLAFVEAWNRRDADGIAALFEEDAEFVNVTGLWWHDRESVRKAHAYGLAHIFSESTLSIGTMRTKRLSDVIAVVQVRMVLSGQTAVAGVVKPGTRHTVFSFVVRRTTAGWRCVLAHNTDVVPGMETNVVDEGGNLRAVDYRQT
- a CDS encoding redoxin domain-containing protein; this encodes MIRNKTTAPDFALLDETGTTRTLAGLRQGRPLLLLFLRFADCPTTRRDLLAYANVWGRVRSLGAEMAAVTVEPPDAHRRLKERLELPFPLLSDEGFAVSEQYGVYRSDEVDEGPQPHGEPAVYVIDADGEVAYGQVLSGPKGIANPAEVAMVLLYMRDHGGKYW
- a CDS encoding Rrf2 family transcriptional regulator, translated to MRLNAQTDYALRIMMVLAAKGGEPATIREVALRLDLSRAHMMQIAAKLAAHGLVKTTRGRAGGLLLSREAHQVTVEDVVKAIEPDFALVQCMQPMTKSECPLDSACLLKGALGSALGAFFAELRSVSLADLVSPNRAEITQIFRLHMATPELATAKGGVD
- a CDS encoding 4Fe-4S binding protein; this translates as MPYVITEPCIGVKDRSCVAVCPVDCIYEDDLMLYINPDECIDCGLCEPECPVSAIFVEHDVPVQWADYIEKNATEGRRIAAVSNHPVP
- the ric gene encoding iron-sulfur cluster repair di-iron protein, with the protein product MTTLFQDRPVGQLVAEQPARSRVFERWGIDYCCGGRKTLADVCAKKGLDTQAVVNDLEASDAQPQPPTIDWTKEPMAKLADHIQEVHHGYLRDSLPRLTAMTERVADRHEERDPRLVELRDVYARFRSDMEFHTEKEDKILFPAIRSLDGQGEVTAISRRIAEPIQHMLDDHDDAGAALERMRELTDGFTPAEHACNTWRAMLQALAELEADTHLHVHLENNILFPRAIEAAQAL
- a CDS encoding alkaline phosphatase family protein: MFAPVVAACALLAPKTENVLFVFTDGLRWQEVFTGAEADLVGKDKTYWAETPEARRAALMPFTWSVVGKQGQLFGNRTKGSDCQVANPLKFSYPGYSETMQGFYDPVITSNDPVPNPNATVFEWLAKKPEFKGKVAGFANWDVVSAIFNKARCGFFTQCGPEPIRFADTPESRLYNKMLSTTNRPFPPDPDDTFTHEAALMYLKAKKPRVMAVLYGETDSWAHSGDYSKYLSAVHRFDTWMREIWETVQSMPGYRGKTTMVVTTDHGRGVGKEWTSHGQKIDRAEQTWIMVVGPDTPALGERTNVPAVTNGQVATTIAALLGQDYRAAQPKAAPVLPVIASRR